The window TTGAGTTAAAAAATATATCCAAAGTGTTCAACGTCCGTGGTGAAGATATTACGGCGGTGCGTGATGTGAATTTGACGATTCGTGAGGGTTCTATCTTTGGGGTGATTGGTTTTTCTGGGGCTGGTAAGAGTACATTGATTCGAATGTTCAACCAGCTTGAATCCCCGTCGAGTGGTGAGGTCGTGATTGGTGATGATTCGATGTCGAAATTATCGCCTAAGGCGCTTCGTAAGAAGCGTGAGAAGGTATCGATGGTGTTCCAGCATTTCAATTTATTATGGTCTAGAACGGTATTACAGAATATTATGTATCCGTTAGAGATTGCTGGGGTGAACAAGAAAGAGGCTCGTGTGCGGGCACTTGAGCTTGTTGAGCGTGTTGGGTTGAGTGGTCGTGAGTCGTATTATCCGAGCCAATTATCTGGGGGTCAGAAACAACGTGTTGGGATTGCGCGTGCGCTGGCGAATGGTCCTTCGGTATTGCTTTGTGATGAGGCGACGAGTGCTCTAGATCCTAGGACGACGGATGAGATTCTTGATTTACTCGTTCGATTGAAAGAAGAGGAGCAGTTAACGATCGTGCTGATCACCCATGAGATGCACGTCATTCGTAAAATTTGTGACGAGGTGGCGGTGATGGAGCATGGTGAGATTATTGAAGTAGGTCCTGTGCGTGATGTGTTCGAATCGCCTAAACACGCTGTGACGAAGGAGTTCATCAAAGAAGATATCGATGATGATGGTGGTGTGATCGAGCAGTTAATCGATGAACAGATGTATCATATTTATCGGTTGAAGTTTATCGGAGAGTCGACGACAGAGCCGATCGTGAGTTATTTAACGAAGGCGTACGATATTGAGGTGAATATTTTGCAAGCAAATATGAAGTACGGTCGCGATGGGGCTTATGGTTCGTTGCTCGTTCAATTTTTACCACCTGGTGGCTTTGACTTCGAAGTCATTCGAAGAGATTTAAAATCACGTCATGTAGAAATCGAGGTGGTTATCGATGAATAAGAGTTTTAAAGATATTATTGTAGAAATTGTCACGATGCCAAATGTGAGATGGGATGATGTTTGGGTTGCTGTATATGAGACGTTATATATGACGGTCGTGTCGACATTTTTTGCGTTTATATTCGGTATTATCCTCGGATTGTTACTGTTCTTAACGTCGACAAGAGAAGATCGTGTTAGTCGAGTGTTCTATAGTATTGTTTCATTTATTGTGAACTTGTTTAGAGCGATTCCATTTATCATCTTAATCTTAATCTTGATACCATTTACGAGTTTATTACTCGGGACGATTAGTGGTCCAACAGGGGCTTTACCTGCGTTAATCATTGGCGCATCACCGTTCTATGCAAGACTGGTCGAGATTGCATTAAAAGAGATTGATAAAGGCGTTATAGAAGCGGCTGAGTCGATGGGTGCGACAACACGATCGATTATATGGAATGTCCTCATTCGTGAATCATTACCAGCGTTAATCTCTGGCATTACCGTCACAGCCATTGCCCTTGTCGGTTCGACAGCCGTTGCGGGTGTTATTGGCGCCGGTGGATTAGGAAATTTAGCATATTTAGTCGGATTTACAAGGAACCAAAACGACGTCATTTGGGTGTCGACGATTTTCATCTTGATCATCGTCTTTATCATTCAATGGACAGGAGACTTGTTAGCACGACGCGTCGATAAGAGGTAAGTTAGTAAGTAGTAAAGATATAGCATAAAATTTAATCATTATAAAAAATATTGGAGGCATTTGAAATGAAAAAAATTATTTATTTAATCGCAACATTGACTATTGTATTCGTATTGGGAGCGTGTAGCAATGAAGATAGTAAAGACAGTGGACAGCAAAGTGACAGCGGGAATAAAGAGGATAAAAAGATTACGGTTGGTGCATCACCGGCACCTCATGCTGAAATTTTAGAACAAGTAAAGCCGGTCCTTGAAGAACAAGGCTACGAATTAGATATTAAGATAATTAATGATTATACGACACCGAATAAGTTATTAGATGCCGGAGAAATAGATGCGAACTATTTCCAACATACACCGTACTTAGAGAAAGAAAAAGAAAACAAAGGATATAAGATTGAAGTTGCTGGGAATGTACACCTTGAACCAATGGCGGTCTATTCTAAGAAATATGACTCATTAGAAGATTTACCAGAAGGTGCTGAAGTGTTCGTATCGAATAATCCAGCAGAGGAAGGTCGTTTCTTAGGATTCTTCGTAGAGGCTGGATTGATTACATTAAAAGACGGTGTTGAATTAAAAGATGCGACATTTGATGATATTAAAGAAAACAAAAAGAACATCAAATTCAACAACAAACAAGCGGCTGAATTCTTACCGAAGTCTTATGATAATGACGAAGGAGATGCGGTGATTATTAATTCTAACTTCGCGTTAGAACAAGGGTTAAGTCCGAAGAATGACTCAATCGAATTAGAGAAACCAGAAGATAATCCTTACGTAAACTTTATCGCTGTTCAAGAAGGACATAAAGACGACGATAAGATTAAAGCGTTAGTAGATGCGTTACAGTCTGAAGACGTTGAGAAATTCATCGATCAAAAGTATGATGGTGCGGTAATTTACGCAGAACAATAATTTATATCAAAGACCTCACATCCTATTGTATAATAAGCAATAGGATGTGAGGTCTTTTCGTGGAGGTTGTTCAATGTTAAAGGAATTTATGAAGTATTATTTGCCTTATAAAAAATTATTTCTATTAGACTTTGGTTCAGCAGTGCTCGTCGGATTGCTGGAGTTATTATTTCCGCTCATGACGAGTATATTTATTGATGAACTATTACCAACAGAAGATTGGAAGTGGATTGTCATTGCGGCGATCAGTTTATTAATTGTCTATTTGATCGAAGGTGTATTTAAGTTTATTGTGACATATTGGGGGCATATGCTCGGGACGAATATTGAACGAGATATTCGAAATGAATTGTATTCACATTTACAGAAACTGAATTTCAGTTTCTATGATAAAAATAAGACGGGTAAACTTATCGGACGGTTAACGAATGATTTAATGGATATCGGTGAAGTTGCACATCACGGTCCAGAAGATTTATTCGTGGCATTAATGACGTTGTTGGGTGCCTTCGTCATATTATTGACGATTGATGTAAAGCTTGCACTAGTGACTTTCACCATCATTCCAATCATCTTCTTTGTGACGATATTTTTTAATCAAAAGATGGGCCGTGCGTTTAAGGCGTTGTTTAAAAATGTTAGTCGATTCAACGAAGTGATCAGCGATAATATCGGTGGGATTCGACTTGTACAAGCGTTTACGAATGAGAAATATGAATTAGAGCAATTTAAAGAGACGAATGACGCATTTCGACAGACGAAGTTAAAGGCCTATAATTTTATGAGTTGGAATACGACGATATCACATATTTCGCAGAAAGCGACATTAATCATTGTACTCATTTTAGGGAGTTATTACGTGTTGCACGGTGAATTATCTTATGGTGGATTTGTTGCGTTCATCATGATTACGAATGTATTGTTTGAACCACTTCGTGCAATCAATTTGATGATAGAGATGTTTCCAAAAGGATACGCAGGGTTTAGTAATTTTAGAGAAATCATGGAGATTGAACCTGAAATTCAAGATTGCGATGGGGCTATAGAGCTGACGGGTGAAATTGAAACGATTGAATATGATCACGTACAATTTAAGTATGACGAGCAGCATGTGTTGAATGATATTTCATTTAAGATTAAACATGGTGAACAAATTGCACTCGTTGGACCAAGTGGTGGCGGGAAGTCTACCATCTGTTCATTGCTTCCAAGATTTTATGCACCATCAAGTGGAGACATACGCATTAACGGTACATCGCTAGAGCGGTTTACGTTGAAATCGCTTCGTTCGTATATTGGAATCGTTCAACAAGATGTATTTTTATTCGCTGGGACTTTACGAGAGAACATCGCCTATGGGCATCCAGATGTTGATGATTCTGACATTATGAAGGCTGTCGAATATGCCCAGTTAAAATCGTTTGTTGATGGATTGGAAGAAGGGTTAGACACAATCGTAGGAGAACGCGGGACGAAATTATCCGGTGGTCAGAAACAACGTGTGTCGATTGCAAGAATGTTTATAAAAAATCCACCAATTATTATATTAGATGAAGCGACGAGTGCATTAGACGTTGCAACGGAGCATAAAATTCAACAAGCATTCGATTTATTAGCAAAAGGCCGTACGTCGCTCGTCATCGCACACCGACTTTCAACGATTAAAGGTGTTGACCGTATTTTATATATCGAAGAAGGTCGTATTGTCGAACAAGGCACACACGA of the Abyssicoccus albus genome contains:
- a CDS encoding methionine ABC transporter ATP-binding protein; amino-acid sequence: MIELKNISKVFNVRGEDITAVRDVNLTIREGSIFGVIGFSGAGKSTLIRMFNQLESPSSGEVVIGDDSMSKLSPKALRKKREKVSMVFQHFNLLWSRTVLQNIMYPLEIAGVNKKEARVRALELVERVGLSGRESYYPSQLSGGQKQRVGIARALANGPSVLLCDEATSALDPRTTDEILDLLVRLKEEEQLTIVLITHEMHVIRKICDEVAVMEHGEIIEVGPVRDVFESPKHAVTKEFIKEDIDDDGGVIEQLIDEQMYHIYRLKFIGESTTEPIVSYLTKAYDIEVNILQANMKYGRDGAYGSLLVQFLPPGGFDFEVIRRDLKSRHVEIEVVIDE
- a CDS encoding methionine ABC transporter permease, yielding MNKSFKDIIVEIVTMPNVRWDDVWVAVYETLYMTVVSTFFAFIFGIILGLLLFLTSTREDRVSRVFYSIVSFIVNLFRAIPFIILILILIPFTSLLLGTISGPTGALPALIIGASPFYARLVEIALKEIDKGVIEAAESMGATTRSIIWNVLIRESLPALISGITVTAIALVGSTAVAGVIGAGGLGNLAYLVGFTRNQNDVIWVSTIFILIIVFIIQWTGDLLARRVDKR
- a CDS encoding MetQ/NlpA family ABC transporter substrate-binding protein, which gives rise to MKKIIYLIATLTIVFVLGACSNEDSKDSGQQSDSGNKEDKKITVGASPAPHAEILEQVKPVLEEQGYELDIKIINDYTTPNKLLDAGEIDANYFQHTPYLEKEKENKGYKIEVAGNVHLEPMAVYSKKYDSLEDLPEGAEVFVSNNPAEEGRFLGFFVEAGLITLKDGVELKDATFDDIKENKKNIKFNNKQAAEFLPKSYDNDEGDAVIINSNFALEQGLSPKNDSIELEKPEDNPYVNFIAVQEGHKDDDKIKALVDALQSEDVEKFIDQKYDGAVIYAEQ
- a CDS encoding ABC transporter ATP-binding protein codes for the protein MLKEFMKYYLPYKKLFLLDFGSAVLVGLLELLFPLMTSIFIDELLPTEDWKWIVIAAISLLIVYLIEGVFKFIVTYWGHMLGTNIERDIRNELYSHLQKLNFSFYDKNKTGKLIGRLTNDLMDIGEVAHHGPEDLFVALMTLLGAFVILLTIDVKLALVTFTIIPIIFFVTIFFNQKMGRAFKALFKNVSRFNEVISDNIGGIRLVQAFTNEKYELEQFKETNDAFRQTKLKAYNFMSWNTTISHISQKATLIIVLILGSYYVLHGELSYGGFVAFIMITNVLFEPLRAINLMIEMFPKGYAGFSNFREIMEIEPEIQDCDGAIELTGEIETIEYDHVQFKYDEQHVLNDISFKIKHGEQIALVGPSGGGKSTICSLLPRFYAPSSGDIRINGTSLERFTLKSLRSYIGIVQQDVFLFAGTLRENIAYGHPDVDDSDIMKAVEYAQLKSFVDGLEEGLDTIVGERGTKLSGGQKQRVSIARMFIKNPPIIILDEATSALDVATEHKIQQAFDLLAKGRTSLVIAHRLSTIKGVDRILYIEEGRIVEQGTHDELMNLKGRYYALYMTQFEHLTVE